One segment of Castanea sativa cultivar Marrone di Chiusa Pesio chromosome 3, ASM4071231v1 DNA contains the following:
- the LOC142629753 gene encoding protein AUXIN RESPONSE 4: MAIITEEQEQQQPKSPKKSNSQTQKPKPHKPISPPAATNPFTFWFYFTLFVSLATFFFISVSYLTPHQDAKSWFLSLPSDLRQHYSKGRIVKVQTSPYQAPIEVFTVEHGPVASENVVLVHGLGLSSYSFREVIRILGSKGVHVVAIDFPGNGFSDKSVEEVVEGGNGILGRFMDVYDEIQEKGLFFAFDRMIETGQIPYEEIGNRVSKRKVVRPIELGPVEMGRVLGQVVQTMGLAPVHLVLHDSGLGLGSNWVLENPSLVRSVTLVDTNSRGVGALPLCVLEFPVLREVMLGVSFVYRSLIKMCCSKGIGASDVEANRILLRGRDGRRAVVGTGKKMNFSFDIAEWGGSEGLKDMPMQVLWSGGWSKEWSEEGRRVADALPQAAFVTHSGGRWAQEDAADELSENIVRFVSSLPKSVRKVEEEPIPEHIQKMLDEAKNSDHHHHHHHGHGGHEHHDDHAHVHGAGYTDAYGLGQGW; encoded by the exons ATGGCGATCATAACCGAAGAGCAAGAGCAACAACAACCCAAATCCCCCAAAAAATCAAActcccaaacccaaaaacccaaaccccacAAACCCATTTCACCTCCAGCTGCCACTAACCCCTTCACTTTTTGGTTTTACTTCACTCTCTTTGTCTCGCTCGCAACCTTCTTCTTTATCTCAGTCTCTTATCTAACCCCTCATCAAGACGCCAAGTCTTGGTTTTTGAGTCTACCCAGTGATCTTCGTCAGCATTACTCTAAAGGTCGCATTGTTAAGGTCCAAACGAGTCCATACCAAGCACCTATTGAGGTATTCACTGTTGAACATGGTCCTGTAGCGTCTGAAAATGTTGTTTTAGTTCATGGTTTGGGTCTTAGTTCTTACTCATTTCGTgaagttattaggattttggGCTCAAAAGGGGTTCATGTTGTTGCTATTGATTTCCCAGGAAATGGGTTTTCGGATAAGTCTGTGGAAGAGGTTGTTGAGGGAGGGAATGGGATTTTAGGGAGGTTTATGGATGTGTATGATGAAATTCAAGAAAAGGGTCTGTTTTTTGCGTTTGATAGGATGATTGAGACTGGTCAGATTCCTTATGAGGAGATTGGGAACCGGGTTTCGAAGAGGAAGGTTGTTAGGCCAATTGAATTGGGTCCTGTGGAGATGGGGAGGGTGTTGGGGCAAGTGGTGCAGACAATGGGGTTGGCTCCTGTGCATTTGGTTTTGCACGATTCGGGTTTGGGGTTGGGATCAAATTGGGTTCTGGAGAATCCAAGCTTGGTGAGGAGTGTGACACTTGTTGATACTAATTCTAGAGGGGTAGGGGCGTTGCCTTTGTGTGTTTTGGAATTCCCAGTGCTTAGAGAAGTCATGTTGGGGGTTTCATTTGTATATAGAAGTTTGATTAAGATGTGTTGTTCGAAGGGGATTGGAGCTTCGGATGTGGAGGCCAATAGAATTCTTTTGAGGGGAAGGGATGGCAGGAGAGCAGTTGTGGGAACGGGGAAGAAGATGAATTTTAGCTTTGATATTGCTGAGTGGGGTGGTTCTGAGGGTTTAAAAGATATGCCAATGCAAGTGCTCTGGTCTGGTGGTTGGTCCAAGGAATGGAGTGAAGAGGGACGTCGTGTTGCTGATGCACTTCCCCAGGCAGCTTTTGTCACGCATTCTGGTGGGCGGTGGGCTCAG GAGGATGCAGCTGATGAACTATCTGAGAATATTGTTCGGTTTGTATCGTCATTACCCAAATCTGTGAGAAAAGTTGAGGAAGAGCCTATCCCAGAGCATATTCAAAAGATGTTAGATGAAGCAAAAAACAGTgatcatcaccatcaccatcatcatgGTCATGGTGGCCATGAACATCATGATGATCATGCTCATGTTCATGGGGCTGGTTATACGGATGCATATGGGCTTGGTCAGGGATGGTGA
- the LOC142630041 gene encoding aminopeptidase P2, with amino-acid sequence MVTMSSLPSPLTYSHSHARCFRFLSSVSLSLPIFHKFKTSPKLFTKSPNPQILTVRNCGSITAKPSSDIRRKNGTGSEPDEKLRRLRELFVKPGIDIDAYIVPSQDAHQSEFIAECYMRRAYISGFTGSAGTAVITKDKAALWTDGRYFLQAEKQLNSCWILMRAGNPGVPTTSEWLNDVLAPGGRVGIDPFLFSSDAAEELKQAIAMRNHELVYLHDLNLVDEVWGESRPKPPKKPIRIHELKYAGLDVASKLSSLRSELVDAGSSAIVISVLDEVAWLLNLRGSDVPHSPVMYAYLIVELDGAKLFIDNSKVTPEVMDHLKKAGIELRPYDCILSEIESLAAQGTHLWLDTSSVNAAIANTYKSACDKYMGSLGNKTKGQSKIYDSSNDQSGGPTGVYGLSPISLAKAVKNHAELEGMRNSHLRDAAALAQFWVWVEDEIYKDVKLTEVEVAEKLLDFRSKQAGFIDTSFDTISASGANGAIIHYKPETESCAIVDAKKLFLLDSGAQYVDGTTDITRTVHFGEPTARQKECFTRVLQGHIALDQAVFPESTPGFVLDVFARSFLWKIGLDYRHGTGHGVGAALNVHEGPQSISFRYGNMTPILRGMIVSNEPGYYEDHAFGIRIENLLYVKEADTPNRFGGVGYLGFEKLTFVPIQSKLIDLSLLSAVEVDWLNHYHSQVWEKVSPLLDGSARQWLWNNTRPLVKQ; translated from the exons atGGTGACCATGAGCTCACTACCATCACCGCTAACGTATTCTCACTCACACGCTCGCTGCTTTCGCTTCCTCTCATCAGTCTCACTCTCACTCCCAATTTTCCACAAATTCAAAACCAGCCCCAAACTCTTCACCAAATCACCGAACCCACAAATCCTCACTGTTCGAAACTGCGGTTCCATCACAGCCAAGCCATCCTCCGATATCAGAAGAAAGAACGGTACCGGGTCGGAACCGGACGAGAAGCTACGGAGGCTTCGGGAGCTCTTTGTGAAGCCTGGGATTGACATCGACGCCTATATTGTTCCCTCTCAGGACGCTCACCAG AGTGAGTTCATTGCTGAATGTTACATGAGGAGGGCCTACATATCAGGGTTTACTGGTAGTGCTGGTACTGCTGTTATCACAAAGGATAAAGCAGCTCTTTGGACAGATGGGCGTTATTTTCTCCAG GCCGAGAAGCAGCTGAATTCGTGTTGGATTCTCATGCGGGCTGGTAATCCTGGAGTTCCTACGACTAGTGAATGGCTTAATGATGTTTTGGCTCCTGGTGGTAGGGTTGGCATTGATCCT tttcttttttcttccgaTGCTGCGGAGGAATTGAAGCAGGCAATTGCAATGAGGAATCATGAGCTGGTGTACTTACATGATTTAAATCTAGTGGATGAAGTTTGGGGAGAATCACGGCCTAAGCCTCCTAAAAAACCAATCAGAATACATGAGCTAAAATATGCTGGTTTAGACGTAGCGTCAAAATTGTCTTCGCTGAGGTCTGAACTTGTTGATGCTGGTTCATCTGCAATTGTTATATCAGTGCTTGATGAAGTTGCTTGGCTGTTGAACTTG agaGGAAGTGATGTTCCCCATTCACCTGTTATGTATGCATACTTAATTGTTGAACTTGATGGAGCAAAATTATTTATAGATAATTCTAAAGTCACGCCAGAGGTGATGGATCACTTGAAGAAAGCAGGCATAGAGTTGAGGCCATATGATTGTATTCTTTCTGAAATAGAAAG TTTGGCAGCACAAGGGACTCACCTTTGGTTGGATACATCTTCTGTTAATGCGGCCATTGCCAACACCTATAAGTCTGCCTGTGACAAATATATGGGGAGCCTTGGGAATAAAACCAAAGGGCAGAGTAAGATCTATGATAGCTCCAATGATCAGTCTGGTGGACCCACTGGGGTGTATGGATTATCCCCTATTTCTCTGGCAAAGGCAGTGAAAAATCATGCAGAGCTAGAAGGGATGCGGAATTCTCATTTAAG GGATGCGGCTGCTCTAGCACAATTTTGGGTCTGGGTGGAAGATGAAATTTATAAGGATGTGAAATTAACAGAGGTGGAAGTTGCAGAAAAACTCCTGGACTTTCGTTCCAAGCAGGCTGGTTTCATTGATACAAGCTTTGACACAATAAGTG CTTCTGGTGCAAATGGAGCTATCATACACTACAAACCAGAAACAGAAAGTTGTGCTATTGTGGATGCAAAGAAACTCTTCTTATTGGATAGTGGAGCTCAATATGTTGATGGTACTACTGACATAACCAGGACGGTGCATTTTGGTGAACCTACTGCACGACAAAAAGAATGCTTCACTCGAGTTTTACag GGTCACATAGCTCTTGATCAGGCAGTTTTCCCTGAATCTACCCCAGGTTTTGTGTTGGATGTATTTGCTCGTTCTTTCCTTTGGAAGATCGGACTTGATTACCGGCATG GAACTGGACATGGTGTGGGAGCTGCATTAAATGTTCATGAGGGCCCTCAAAGTATTAGCTTTAGATATGGAAATATGACCCCCATATTGAGAGGCATGATTGTCAGCAATGAACCTGGCTATTATGAAGACCATGCCTTTGGTATTCGAATTGAG AATCTCCTTTATGTGAAAGAGGCTGACACACCTAATCGATTTGGAGGGGTTGGATACTTGGGGTTTGAAAAACTTACATTTGTCCCCATTCAG AGTAAATTGATTGACTTATCTTTGCTCTCTGCTGTGGAAGTTGATTGGCTGAATCACTACCATTCACAAGTGTGGGAAAAG GTGTCACCACTGCTGGATGGTTCTGCTCGTCAATGGCTTTGGAACAACACACGGCCACTTGTCAAACAGTGA